Genomic DNA from Lactuca sativa cultivar Salinas chromosome 8, Lsat_Salinas_v11, whole genome shotgun sequence:
AGATGAAAGTTTGAAGGTGGAAAAAAATATTAGGATAATTGAATAAAGAAGGTTTGAATTCGGTGAAAATTAAAAGACGATGTTTGATATTTATAGTAGTTGATGAAAGgttaaaaatttgaaatttatataaaaaacagttatactttgaaaatttgggtattttttttttgaaaaatatgatttttttggaaaaatatagtatTTATTTAAAGTGGTAAAAAAAAATACTTCAGTATTTATTCAATGCTTAAAGTCAAATTAGGTAAATGGCAACCTTCAAAGCTTATGCTTGATGGTCATTTTTATAGAAAAGGTAAAAACTGAAAGATTGGTGGCTACAAAGTACAATGTACCAAATAGGCATAGCTCCTAAATCAAaccacgttttttttttttttttttttgggttttctaCGATTACGTCATAGGGTGGATTAATTACACCGTTGAAACCCCTCTGGTGACGCAGAGCTAAACCCAAAATTGATCGGTGGAATTCGACGACGGACCAAAATCACACACCATCTGGAGACCATGGCGGTTGATAGTATGCCTCCGATCATCTACGCGCAACTCAATTACCTCCTCACTCATTCTCCTCACTCCATCAAGGTACGCGATTTCCGCATTTAGGGTTACATCAAGCTTTACAATTGAACTTGAAAAACCCTAAGTCAGAATCAAAGGTTCGTGTTTCTCATTTGATTTCTTGTCTTGTTTTCTGCAGGTTGAGCAAATGTGGTCTGGTTCCAAAAATCCTGGTTTCCTTGATCGATTTACCTTGGCAATTCCTTTTTGTCTCGATTACATCAAATGTCAGTTTACCAGTTTCCTTTTTGCATTTTCAGTTGATTTGTTATTCAGTAGAAACCGATTCTTTTGCTCGTTGATGTACTCTCTACATTTAGAATAGAAAAAAACATTTTTCGTTTTATGATCAGAAATATCCTCTCACATTCATGCGGATTTTgtattcagatttggtgttgtaATTACAGGGGATGTTATCTACAATGCACAATTCCCATTGTTGGCACCAGATATCATTTTTGGACCTGAAGATGAAAGCTTCAGACCATACCACGCTGGTGGAGAAGGAGACCTGAAACCCAAGAACAGTTTATCTGATTGGAATTGCAAAGATCCAACTAAGCTATTGTCTCTGATTCATGAACTTAGGTATTTGCATTATGGATAATTTCCCATTTAGTATATGTAAATGATTATGTTCTCCACCGCAGAAATTTATACATGGCATACCAGAAAAAACGTGTTGGAAATGTTGATGATGAAAGACTAAAGTTTGAAATCAACACCATTTATTCTCAAGAGGGAATCGAAATGTATATGAGCTCTGGTTTTGACAAGGTATTTTGATTTTCATATGAGTTATTATATACTTtcacttcattatcaaaattttaaattttgtaatGATGTTATTATTCAACTGTAGTGTAGCCAGAAGAGGTAAAATTTGCAGTGCCTTTGTTGGAGATGGATTTGAACAAAATGGTTGCAGGGTCCACCTGGCGTCATCAACAGAAGATATACTTACAGGTAAAatcttgtttatatatatatatatatatatatatatatatatatatatatatatatatatatatatatatcatttctcTTTTTGTGTTGAATCAATTCAGGTTATATATCCTGTGGGTAGAAAGTTTTCAGCAATGAGTTCAGCTCCACGTTTAAAATTAGTATCTACCCCTGAGTTGAAGTCTTTATTCTCCATTGATGACTTCAGACTTCCTCCTTGGTTGGAAGGAATGTAAGCCCCTGTTTCTTTTTTcttaaatgactattttaccctaaaAGAAACAACACCTAAGACATTTGAaatattgatttttgattttgtttAAAGGTGCATGGCTGAATATCTTCCCAATTTAGAGGAGATTCTTCAATCACAGGTTAATATTTTATTCTcttctattacaacattgtacattcaagaaatagcaatatactttcattacttgtttttgtttcttaattttttttattaattttatagaTAAGAGATGCTATTTCATCAATTGAAGTTAGAAGAAAGTTCATTACAGCATTAGCTATTCCTTTTGGAAGACCACTAGAAGCTGACCCAGTATGTAAATTTTTTACATTTTGAATTtaataaacttttattttattcgattaatattttatatttgttttaCCAGGTATTTTGCAGGAAGGCAACATTTCTAGCTTGCTCTGGTGTATTTACATTTCTGGTATTATCAATTATGACAGTTTTATAAAGTTATAAAATTTCTGGtgttataattttataaagtcataaaatttgttaaataaatttcatattttatgttttataGGTGCACTTTTCACTTCCACTTCAGTTCCCTAGGCAACAACCTGCTCTCATTCTTCAAAGTTCTCAGGTTCCATATCCCTTTAAAAATAGGAACGTACTATCgacatgttttttatttttatttttattttttatttttattttatgaagCATTTTCACTCTCCACCTGGTAATGCACCCATAAAGTCAGCTATTTTACAAGATTATCCATGGAGTCCAAGGTGGGATGTGGCAGAAATGACAGAGAGAAtcttgtaagttttttttttttttaataaaacttaatatatatatatatatatatatatatatatatatatatatatatatatatatatatatatatatatatatatatatatatatatatatatatatatatatatatatatatatatgttctcaTGAAGTTTGCTGATTCTAACAGTGAGTATCTTATGGAAGAATGTTTAAATTTCAAGAAGTATTGCAATGAAGTACTCCTTCAGCAGCGTTAGTGATATTTATTATTTACTTCAATTTCTTGTATTATTCGTATAATATAATGTGTTTTTTAAAATTGTCCTTTTATTTCCAGATTTAATTCGTGATCATATGTTTGTAATGTTGAATTAAGTAGTTAAAGACTTTTAACATAATTTGGTAAATatgctttttatttttttatttttatgatgagtTGTAGATTTAAGTCGTTTAACATTTTAGGTTAGCCTTatgcttaaaataaataaaaatgacacATTTATAAAAGTGGCATGTTAATATTAGTAATATTAGTAAGTGTAACTTTTTTTATATAATCTAGCAATTCGAATATGAAGCATTTTGTTTATTTGCAAACTTGCCACCGAATAAGTCAAAGGCAGGCTGCAGGCGGCAGGCCATGGGTCAAATTGCCAATACcaatttattttatcatatgGTTTCTttaattagaaattgattttatatgtatatattaaatatatataccGTCTTTATATTTTAGTTTCATACTGTCTTTATAATCTTTAGAAATAGTAAatcttcttttatttattttgtccACAATGATTGATTAATTTCACTAAgctttttataatttaatattagAGTGAACAATCAACACACGTTGATGACACCTTGTATTTATGACATGAATATGATTCCACCGACTTTACATATTACCGGCTTTAGTTCTTCATTTGTTTTACTTTTACCATTCAACTAGTTGGATCATCCCTATTGGTTGGTTTACTACATTCACGGGATTGAGTGTGATCTTTATCAATAAAAAATCGATTTACTATTATTACATATTTTCTCAGTTTATTCattctataaatatttttattctatTAACGCGAATTGGATCTTTATAATATTCCCAAATCATTCAATTTATCAATCAttctataaatatattttttcaaaCATGATCTTTTGTGGAGAAAACAATAGTTGAGGGGTGAGAGTTGCAATTAGGGAAAGTTTTAAACCTGAAAAGCATTTTCAATATCAATACCCTGGCGCCATTTGGGCCCTCAATTTCCTACCACCGTCAACCCCCATCATCCACGATCCTTTCAACTCcgattctctctctttctctctctctcccaccGCTTTAGATCTATCGATCTGTTCCTTCATCTCTATATATCAACCGCAATCTCGCATCATCTTCTCCAGAAATCATGAGAGAAATCTTGCACATCCAAGGAGGCCAATGCGGCAACCAAATCGGTACAAAGTTTTGGGAAGTTATCTGTGATG
This window encodes:
- the LOC111914274 gene encoding uncharacterized protein LOC111914274 — encoded protein: MAVDSMPPIIYAQLNYLLTHSPHSIKVEQMWSGSKNPGFLDRFTLAIPFCLDYIKWDVIYNAQFPLLAPDIIFGPEDESFRPYHAGGEGDLKPKNSLSDWNCKDPTKLLSLIHELRNLYMAYQKKRVGNVDDERLKFEINTIYSQEGIEMYMSSGFDKPEEVKFAVPLLEMDLNKMVAGSTWRHQQKIYLQVIYPVGRKFSAMSSAPRLKLVSTPELKSLFSIDDFRLPPWLEGMCMAEYLPNLEEILQSQIRDAISSIEVRRKFITALAIPFGRPLEADPVFCRKATFLACSGVFTFLVHFSLPLQFPRQQPALILQSSQHFHSPPGNAPIKSAILQDYPWSPRWDVAEMTERIFEYLMEECLNFKKYCNEVLLQQR